The Brasilonema sennae CENA114 genome includes a region encoding these proteins:
- a CDS encoding serine hydrolase produces MQLTTQQTDIALLLQDFDIEMEKLLKDWNAPGFGVGIVEQDKLVFAQGYGYRDYEEKLPFTSKTLFPIASNTKLFTAIAAGMLVEEGKLTWDKPIRDAVPTIRFYNNELNNTVTLRDMLAHRTGITRHDSMWYKQDSLTRKDVFDRIQYMKPEVSLREAYIYNNNMYTAVGYIIELLSGKTWEEFVCKRIFQPLSMHSTIYSIAEMLKQSDYGVPFTEKRESNEIYKIPYYEETDAIAPCGAIISNIEEMSHWLAALMNDGTYIGKQVIPENILKATIEPGMVLPNVLGETRGWWELLNPVYGMGRKTASYRGHLLTYHGGAIDGFHSQMSFLPQNKLGVIVFTIGDHCSLLTDIITYNVYERLLGLTQTPWSDRWLNVRLKAKQADKEARSKAATDRVSNTTPSHSLADYVGEYAHPVYGILKIEIKNSELQFNLGRIQLPLTHFHYDRFDTPDDELYGKESVNFLTNPQGDVNKVVMSIDEAEATFTRQAEILDSQLLTQLAGTYKTPTEGKLQVVLKDDNFLYLVFPGETESKLIPYKNLTFQNEKFSDNMFEFVMDNGQVKALKSREPSGEYVYLRILY; encoded by the coding sequence ATGCAACTTACGACACAACAGACGGACATCGCTCTTTTGCTTCAAGACTTTGACATTGAGATGGAGAAGCTCCTGAAAGACTGGAACGCACCTGGATTTGGTGTAGGAATCGTAGAACAGGATAAACTCGTCTTTGCCCAAGGTTATGGCTACCGGGACTATGAGGAGAAGCTGCCTTTCACTTCTAAAACGCTCTTCCCAATAGCTTCTAATACTAAGCTCTTTACTGCTATAGCTGCGGGAATGCTGGTAGAAGAAGGTAAACTAACGTGGGATAAACCGATCCGTGATGCTGTTCCGACAATCCGCTTCTACAACAATGAGTTAAATAACACCGTTACCTTGCGGGATATGCTGGCTCACCGCACGGGCATAACTCGTCACGACAGTATGTGGTATAAACAGGACTCTCTTACTCGCAAAGATGTCTTTGATAGGATTCAGTACATGAAACCAGAGGTATCACTGCGAGAAGCTTATATCTATAACAACAATATGTATACTGCTGTTGGGTACATTATTGAGTTGCTGTCGGGAAAAACCTGGGAAGAGTTTGTCTGCAAGAGAATTTTCCAACCCCTGTCCATGCACAGCACTATTTATAGCATTGCCGAGATGTTGAAGCAGTCTGACTACGGCGTACCATTTACCGAAAAACGAGAAAGCAATGAGATTTACAAGATTCCGTACTACGAGGAAACAGATGCCATAGCTCCCTGTGGGGCGATCATCTCCAACATCGAAGAAATGTCCCACTGGCTCGCGGCATTGATGAACGATGGCACTTATATCGGTAAGCAGGTGATTCCTGAGAACATACTTAAGGCAACCATAGAACCGGGAATGGTACTGCCAAACGTGTTAGGCGAAACAAGGGGCTGGTGGGAATTGCTTAACCCTGTTTATGGAATGGGTCGCAAGACTGCATCTTATCGAGGACATCTGTTAACCTATCACGGGGGAGCTATTGATGGATTTCATTCCCAGATGTCTTTTCTTCCTCAAAATAAACTCGGTGTGATTGTCTTCACAATTGGCGATCATTGTTCTCTCTTAACAGATATAATCACTTACAACGTTTACGAACGTCTTTTGGGTCTGACTCAAACACCTTGGAGCGATCGCTGGCTGAATGTCAGACTTAAGGCTAAACAAGCAGACAAAGAGGCGCGGTCAAAAGCAGCCACGGATCGGGTTTCTAATACCACCCCCTCACATTCCCTAGCTGACTACGTGGGCGAATACGCGCACCCAGTCTACGGCATTCTTAAGATCGAAATAAAGAATAGCGAACTTCAATTCAACTTGGGAAGGATTCAGCTGCCTCTGACTCATTTTCACTATGACCGTTTTGATACACCCGATGACGAGCTTTACGGCAAGGAATCGGTGAACTTCCTTACCAATCCCCAAGGCGACGTGAACAAAGTAGTAATGTCGATCGACGAAGCAGAAGCAACGTTTACCCGTCAGGCAGAAATTCTAGACTCGCAACTTTTAACACAGCTTGCAGGAACATACAAAACACCAACTGAAGGGAAGTTACAGGTCGTTCTCAAAGATGATAATTTTCTCTATCTAGTATTCCCAGGAGAGACGGAATCAAAGCTGATTCCCTACAAAAACCTTACGTTCCAAAACGAAAAGTTCTCTGACAATATGTTTGAGTTTGTCATGGACAACGGTCAGGTGAAGGCTCTAAAGTCGAGAGAACCATCAGGTGAATACGTATATTTACGTATATTATATTAG